The following coding sequences lie in one Maniola jurtina chromosome 11, ilManJurt1.1, whole genome shotgun sequence genomic window:
- the LOC123869885 gene encoding organic cation transporter protein-like yields MFKKTKKCENEQCDVSNILEKFGKYQILQYFYACLPAMFVSMINVNYIFVAGEVNHRCRVPECESSCPEMAVSWWPAAHVDHCSKPVLNSTILEDNLCTNLSFTGAVEECKDWIYENNNTVFSMFNLACHPWKQSLIGAVHNIGMALATLVAGWMADRFGRKPIIVVCSIGCLLGNLKTLATSYPVYIALEFLEAAICGGVYSVGSVIMIEIGNKKNRMLAGVLFAYAIYMGEAVFAVVAMLVPYWKTLIHIICSPTLLFITYVLLVRESPRWQILNGKVVPVKSTLKLIVKTNKLNVKTEDIDNLDEEKLKSTYSMESNTTKEGFREVFRCREVLKRFLVATACRFTVTFIYYGLIINSVWLPGNKYTNFLLAAVMSFPGELMSMYLMNRVGRKKPLIYGYLISGIACIACGAVPGSITWLKISLFLIGKLVTSACYTGIVTYTMELFPTSVRGSMLGLCSLASSVGNMVAPLTPVLTSISPVLAPICFGCTAVIASCLLTLTPETRDLPLMDTIDQVARSVAIDNDKTIKGNKKHNGNMKSPEDVRRCEVF; encoded by the exons atgtttaaaaaaaccaaaaagtgTGAAAATGAACAGTGCGATGTGTCAAATATTCTGGAAAAGTTCGGCAAATATCAAATCCTGCAGTATTTCTACGCTTGCCTCCCGGCGATGTTCGTTTCTATGATCAATgtgaattatatttttgttgcgGGAGAGGTAAATCATAG atgtcGAGTACCAGAATGTGAGTCTTCATGCCCTGAAATGGCGGTGTCCTGGTGGCCAGCAGCACACGTCGACCACTGCTCCAAGCCAGTGCTGAACAGCACCATCCTAGAAGATAACCTCTGCACCAACCTAAGCTTTACTGGCGCAGTCGAAGAATGCAAGGATTGGATATATGAGAATAACAACACCGTTTTTTCCATG TTCAACTTAGCATGCCATCCGTGGAAACAGAGTCTGATCGGAGCTGTGCACAACATCGGAATGGCCTTAGCGACGCTAGTGGCTGGCTGGATGGCAGACAG ATTCGGCCGCAAGCCCATTATAGTCGTTTGCTCTATTGGCTGTTTGCTGGGCAACCTGAAGACCCTGGCTACGTCATATCCAGTGTATATTGCACTTGAGTTTCTGGAAGCTGCTATATGCGGCGGAGTTTACTCTGTTGGGTCAGTTATAA TGATTGAAATCGGGAACAAGAAAAACAGAATGCTGGCTGGAGTTCTTTTCGCATATGCCATATATATGGGCGAAGCTGTTTTCGCAGTGGTCGCTATGCTGGTGCCGTACTGGAAAACCCTGATCCATATAATTTGCAGCCCGACTCTTCTTTTCATCACCTATGTACTACTTGTAAGGGAGAGCCCTCGATGGCAAATATTAAACGGAAAGGTGGTCCCGGTAAAGAGTACCCTGAAACTTATAGTGAAGACAAACAAACTGAACGTTAAAACGGAAGATATAGATAATTTGGATGAAGAGAAACTTAAAAGTACGTATAGTATGGAAAGTAACACAACGAAAGAGGGGTTTAGAGAAGTATTCAGGTGTAGAGAGGTTCTGAAAAGGTTTCTAGTAGCGACCGCTTGTCGGTTCACCGTCACTTTTATCTACTACGGTCTGATCATCAACTCCGTTTGGTTGCCGGGGAATAAATATACGAACTTCCTGCTGGCTGCTGTTATGTCCTTCCCTGGCGAACTGATGTCCATGTACCTGATGAACAGGGTTGGGAGAAAGAAGCCGCTCATATACGGATATCTGATTAGTGGAATAGCCTGCATAGCTTGTGGAGCTGTGCCtggat CAATCACGTGGCTAAAGATATCCCTGTTCCTAATCGGGAAGCTGGTGACGTCAGCATGCTACACCGGCATCGTCACGTATACCATGGAGCTGTTCCCCACCAGCGTGAGGGGATCTATGTTAGGACTGTGTAGTCTGGCCTCCTCTGTGGGAAACATGGTAGCACCTTTGACACCAGTACTG ACTTCAATATCACCAGTCTTGGCTCCTATTTGCTTCGGATGCACAGCTGTTATAGCTAGTTGCCTCCTCACCCTCACTCCAGAGACCAGGGACCTTCCGCTCATGGATACGATAGACCAAGTGGCTAGAAGTGTggcaattgataatgataaaactattaaaggaaataaaaaacataacGGGAATATGAAAAGTCCTGAGGATGTTAGGAGATGCGAAGTGTTCTAA
- the LOC123869887 gene encoding solute carrier family 22 member 6-like yields MFKKTKKCENEQCDVSNILEKFGKYQILQYFYACLPAMFVSMINVNYVFVAGEVNHRCRIPECESSSPEMAVSWWPAAHVDHCSKPVVNSTILENNLCTNLSFTGAVEECKDWIYENNNTVFSMLNLACHPWKQSLIGAIHNIGMALAMLLAGWTADRFGRKPVLVMCSIGCLTSNLKTLATSYPVYIALEFLEAAICGGVYTALPVIMIEIGNKKSRVLAGVLFSYAIYMGEAAFAVVAFLVPYWKTLIHIMCSPTLLFVTYILLVSESPRWQILNGKADPVKKTLKLIVKTNKLNVKTEDIDNLDEEKLKSTYSMESNATKEGFREVFRCREVLKRFLVATACRFTVTFIYYGLIINSVWLPGNKYTNFLLAAIMSFPGDLIAMYLMNKVGRKMPLIYGYLISGIACIACGLVPGSFKWLKISLFLLGKLVTSACFTGIITYTMELFPTSVRGSLLGLCTLASSVGNMAAPLTPVLATISPVLVSVCFGCTAIIASCLLILTPETMDIPLMDTIDQVARSVAIGNEKTVKGNKKPSGNMESCEDRRKEVF; encoded by the exons atgtttaaaaaaactaaaaagtgtgAAAATGAACAGTGCGATGTGTCAAATATTCTGGAAAAGTTCGGCAAATATCAAATCCTGCAGTATTTCTACGCTTGCCTCCCGGCGATGTTCGTTTCTATGATCAACGTGAATTATGTTTTTGTTGCGGGAGAGGTAAATCATAG ATGTCGAATACCAGAATGTGAGTCGTCAAGCCCTGAAATGGCGGTGTCCTGGTGGCCAGCAGCACACGTCGACCACTGCTCCAAGCCAGTGGTGAACAGCACCATCCTAGAAAACAATCTCTGCACCAACCTAAGCTTTACTGGCGCAGTCGAAGAATGCAAGGATTGGATCTATGAGAATAACAACACCGTTTTTTCCATG CTAAACTTAGCATGTCATCCGTGGAAACAGAGCCTAATTGGAGCTATTCACAACATTGGAATGGCTTTAGCAATGCTGTTAGCTGGATGGACGGCAGACAG ATTCGGTCGCAAGCCTGTTTTAGTTATGTGCTCTATTGGCTGTTTGACGAGCAACCTGAAGACCCTGGCTACGTCATATCCAGTGTATATTGCACTTGAGTTTCTAGAAGCTGCTATATGCGGCGGAGTTTACACTGCTCTTCCAGTTATAA TGATCGAAATCGGAAATAAGAAAAGTAGAGTATTAGCCGGAGTCCTTTTCTCGTATGCCATCTATATGGGTGAAGCTGCTTTCGCAGTGGTCGCTTTTCTGGTGCCATATTGGAAAACTCTAATCCACATTATGTGCAGTCCAACCCTTCTATTCGTCACCTATATATTACTAGTCAGTGAAAGCCCACGATGGCAAATATTAAATGGCAAAGCTGACCCAGTGAAGAAAACTCTAAAACTTATAGTGAAAACAAATAAACTGAACGTTAAAACAGAAGATATAGATAATTTGGATGAAGAGAAACTTAAAAGTACGTATAGTATGGAAAGTAATGCAACGAAAGAGGGGTTTAGAGAAGTATTCAGGTGTAGAGAGGTTCTGAAAAGGTTTCTAGTAGCGACCGCTTGTCGGTTCACCGTCACTTTTATCTACTACGGTCTGATCATCAACTCCGTTTGGTTGCCGGGGAATAAATACACGAACTTCCTGCTGGCCGCTATCATGTCCTTCCCTGGTGATCTGATTGCGATGTACCTGATGAATAAGGTTGGGAGGAAGATGCCACTGATATATGGATATTTGATTAGTGGAATAGCCTGCATAGCTTGTGGACTTGTGCCTGGAT CTTTCAAGTGGCTTAAGATATCCCTGTTCCTACTCGGGAAGCTAGTGACGTCAGCATGCTTTACTGGCATCATCACGTACACCATGGAGCTGTTCCCCACCAGCGTGAGGGGATCACTGCTTGGACTGTGCACTCTGGCATCCTCTGTGGGGAACATGGCGGCTCCTTTGACACCAGTGCTG GCAACAATATCGCCAGTCTTGGTGTCTGTCTGCTTTGGCTGTACAGCTATTATAGCTAGTTGCCTCCTCATCCTCACTCCAGAAACCATGGACATTCCACTCATGGATACGATAGACCAAGTGGCTAGAAGTGTGGCAATTGGTAATGAGAAAACTGTTAAAGGAAACAAAAAACCCAGTGGAAATATGGAAAGCTGCGAGGATCGTAGAAAagaagtgttttaa